Sequence from the Nocardiopsis sp. YSL2 genome:
GAGGGCGCGGTGGACGTACGGCGCCAGGTGTTCGGGCCGCCAACGGGTCCAGTCGGCCTCGGTGACCAGGCCGGACAGCTTCGCCGACACGTGGGGCAGTCGGGCGAGCGCGGCCGTGCGGGCGGCCCAGGGGGAGTCGTCGGGCGAGGGCGCGCCGGCGATCGGCGGCTTGCCGAGGTGGTCGAGGACGAAGCGGACCTCGGGCAGGGAGCGCGCCGCGGCTTCGGCGGCGGGCAGCTGCGCGGGGGTGACCAGCAGGTCGAAGGCCAGCCCGGCGGCCCCCGCGGCGGCGATCCCGCGCAGCACCTCGGGGCGCAGGAGCCAGTCGGGGTCCGGTTCGATCTCGGCGGGGTGGCGCACCGCCACCAGCTCGCCCGGGCCCTCGGCCAGCTCGGCCAGGACGTCGTGCACCCCGGGGTCGGTCAGGTCCACCCACCCGACCACACCCGCGATCAGAGTGCTCCCGGCGCAGGCCGACAGCAGGTCCCGTGTCTCGCGCAGGTCCGTGGCGGCCTCCACGACCACCGTCGCCCCGAAGCCCTCGCGGCGGGCGAGGGCTTCGAGCCGGCCGGTGTCGAACCGGCCCCACAGCGGTTCGGTCCCCGGCCCGGACAGGCGCGGGTACTCCCGCTCGGAGGTGTCCCACAGGTGGTGGTGCGCGTCCACTCGCACGGAGGTGTCCTTTCGGTCGGAGTCGCCTGGTTCGTCTGGCCTTCCGGCTCACTGGGGCCGAGGTCGCGGTCGGTGGAGACCCCTCCCGGGCGGCCTCCACCGCACACGCCCTAGTCCTGGGCCCGGCCCGTGGTCAGGCGGGCGATCATCAGGGCGAACAGGATGATCGCGCCCTGGACCGCCTGGATCCAGAACGACGACACCTGGGCCAGCGTGAGCAGGTTCGTCACCACGCCGAGCAGGAGTACGCCCGAGAGCGCGCCGAACATGGTGCCGCGTCCACCGTCCAGGCTGATCCCGCCGATGACGGCCGCGGCGAAGACGGTGAAGATCATGTCGGCGCCCTGGTTGGCGCTGATCGCGCCGACGTAGCCGGTGAGCATGAGCCCGCCGATCGAGGCGAGCGTCCCGCCGACCGCGTACACGCAGATGATGGTGCGCTCCACGCGGATCCCGGCGGCGCGCGCCGCTTCGGGGTTGCCGCCGATCGCGTACAGCGACCGGCCCAGGCGGTGGTACTTCAGCAGGAGGCCGGCGATCGCGTAGGCGACCAGTGCCACCCACACCGACGCCGGCACGCCCAGGAACGTGGTCGTGGTGATGGCGAAGAACGCGTCGGGCATGTCGAAGAGCGTGCGCCCCTCGCTCAGCCCCACGTGCAGGCCGCGCAGCACGATGAGCATCGCCAGCGTCACGATGAACGCGTTGAGCCTCAGCTTCACCACGAGCAGCCCGTTGACCAGGCCCAGGATCGCACCGAGCGCCACCGTGGTGCCCAGGCCGAGCGCGGCGGTCAGCTCGGTGCCGAATCCGGCGGAGGCCGCGGGCAGCACCAGCATCGCGCCGATCGCGGGCGCCAGGCCGACGTTGGACTCGATGGACAGGTCGAACTTGCCGGTGATGAGGATGAGCGACTCGGCCAGCACCATCATCGCCAGCGCGCTGGAGGCCGCCACGATGCTGATGAGGTTGGCCTGGCTGAGGAAGTTCGGGCTGGTGAACGACCCCACGACGAGCAGGGCCAGCAGGGCGGGCACCAGCGCCAGCTCCCGCAGCCGCTCCACCAGGACGCGGCGCACGATCGATCCGCGCCCGCCGCCCGCGTCCTGCGCGGCCTCGTGCCGTGGTCGGGTCACGTTCTCGATGGTCACGCGTGTACTCCTTCGATCGAGGCGACCAGGTCGGCGTCGCGCCACCCGGCCGGGTGTTCGGCGACGGCCTCGCCGTGGAACAGGACGACGACCCGGTCGCAGCGGCGCAGGTCGTCCAGCTCGTCGGAGACCACGAGCACGGCGGTGCCCTCCTCCCTGACGGAGTCGATGACGCCGAGGAGGGCCTCCTTGGACTTCACGTCGACTCCCGCGGTCGGGTTGAGGAGCACCAGGACGCGCGGACGGGTGGCCAGGGCCCGGGCCATGACGACCTTCTGCTGGTTGCCGCCCGACAGCGCGCTGACGGACTGGTCGGTCCCCTGGGTCCGGATGTCCAGGTCGGTGATCATGCGGCGGCCGAAGGCGCGCCGCCGGTCGGGGCGGACGAACCCGGCCGGGCCGAGCCGGTCGCCGATGGTCAGCGTGGCGTTCTCGCCCACCGTCAGTTCCGGCACCAGGCCCTGGTGGTGGCGGTCACGGGGCACGCATCCGATACCCGCGGCCAGAGCGGTGGGGACGTCCCCGGTGGGGTGCGCCGTGCCGTCGACCGCGACGGTCCCGGCGGCGGCCGCGCGCAGCCCCACCAGGGTCTCGGCCAACTCGGCCTTCCCGCTGGCGCTGCTGCCCGCCAGGCCCACGACCTCTCCGGAGCGCACGGTCAGGTCCACGCCCTCGAAGCCGTCACCGCTCAGGCCGAGCACCTCCAGCCGGGGCGGCGCGGTCGGGGATACCCGGGGTTCGGGCACGCCCTCGGTGAGTTCCTCGGCGGTTCCGGTCATCGCCTCGATCAGCGCGGACCGGGGCAGGTCGGCGACCGGCGCGGTGACGATGTGTCGGGCGTCGCGCAGGACGGTGACGTCCTGGCACACCTCGTACACCTCCTGGAGGTGGTGGGAGATGTACAGGAACGTCACACCCCTGTCCTGCAGGTCCCGCATGCGGGTGAAGAGCCGGTCGATCCCGGCCTTGTCCAGCTGGGCGGTGGGCTCGTCCAGCACCACGAACCGGGCGCCGTGGGACAGGGCGCGGGCGATCTCCACCAGCTGGCGGTCCTCCACGCCCAGGTCGCGGACCTGGCGGTCCACGTCCACGTGCACGCCCCACTGGTCCAGGAGGTCGCGGGCCGTGCGGCGCATGCGCCGCCAGTCGATCAGGCCGAGCCTGTTGAGGGGCTGGCGGTGGACGAAGAGGTTCTCGGCCACCGTCAGGTGGGCGACGGCGGTCGAGCGCTGGTAGACGCACGCCACCTTGGTGCGCCAGCCCTCCCGGTCCGCCAGGGCGGGTGCCGGCCCGCCCTGGAAGCGGACGTGCCCGGTGTCGGGCGCGGAGAGACCGGTCAGGATCGAGACCAGGGTGGACTTGCCGGCGCCGTTGCGGCCCACCAGGGCGTGCGAGCGTCCGGGGTGCACGGTCAGGTCGACCTCGTGCAGTGCGGTCGTGGACCCGAACCGGCGGCCCACTCCGACCGCTTCCGCCAGGGGCGGGGGGTCGTGTGCGGTGGTCATGAGGTGTCCTCGGGATAGGAAGGGTCAGTCCGCGACGCTGTTGCCCCACAGCTCGGGGTCGTCGACGTTGTCGATGGTCACCAGCGGGGTGGGGAGCTGGTCCTCCAGGAGGCCGTTGTCGAGCTCGACGATCTCGCTGCCGTGGTCGGTGGGCCCGGGCTCGAAGGTCTCCCCGGCCAGCGCGGCCCGGATGTAGTGGAGGCCGTAGCGGGCGTAGTCGTCGGCGGGCTGGGACAGCGTCGCGTCGATCTCACCGTCGCGGATCGCCTGCAGCTCCTGGGGGATGCCGTCGTTGGACACGATGGTGATGTGTCCGTCCTCCCCGGCCTCGTGCAGCATGCCCTTGCTCCGCAGGGTCTGCAGGGTGGGGGCGAGGTAGACGCCGCCCGCCTGCATGTAGATGCCCTCGATGTCGGGGTTGTCGTTGAGGAGGGCGTCGAGCTGGCTGGCGGCCTTGTCGCCCTCCCAGTCGGCCGGGATGTTGAGGACCTCCAAGCCGGGGTGCTCCTCGTCCACGCACTCCTGGAAGGCCTCGGAGCGGTCGCGGCCGTTGACGGAGGCCAGGTCGCCCTGGATCTGGACGACCTTGCCCTCGCCGATCTCCTCGCCCAGGTAGCGGCAGGCCTCCAGCCCGTAGCCGCGGTTGTCGGCTCGCACGACCATGAAGACCTCGCCGCTCTCGGGGGCGACGTCGACGGCCACGACGGGGACCTCGCGGTCCGCGGCCCGTTCGAGCCCGGTGGCGATGGCGGCGCTGTCCAGCGGGGAGACGACCAGGCCGGCGACCCCCTGGTTGATCAGGGTGTCCATGTCGGTGGTCTGCTGCGCGGCGTCGCCGTCGGAGTTGACGGTGGGCAGGGCGTCCACGTCCAGCTCCTCGGCCATCGCGGGGACGTAGGAGTTG
This genomic interval carries:
- a CDS encoding sugar ABC transporter ATP-binding protein; the encoded protein is MTTAHDPPPLAEAVGVGRRFGSTTALHEVDLTVHPGRSHALVGRNGAGKSTLVSILTGLSAPDTGHVRFQGGPAPALADREGWRTKVACVYQRSTAVAHLTVAENLFVHRQPLNRLGLIDWRRMRRTARDLLDQWGVHVDVDRQVRDLGVEDRQLVEIARALSHGARFVVLDEPTAQLDKAGIDRLFTRMRDLQDRGVTFLYISHHLQEVYEVCQDVTVLRDARHIVTAPVADLPRSALIEAMTGTAEELTEGVPEPRVSPTAPPRLEVLGLSGDGFEGVDLTVRSGEVVGLAGSSASGKAELAETLVGLRAAAAGTVAVDGTAHPTGDVPTALAAGIGCVPRDRHHQGLVPELTVGENATLTIGDRLGPAGFVRPDRRRAFGRRMITDLDIRTQGTDQSVSALSGGNQQKVVMARALATRPRVLVLLNPTAGVDVKSKEALLGVIDSVREEGTAVLVVSDELDDLRRCDRVVVLFHGEAVAEHPAGWRDADLVASIEGVHA
- a CDS encoding sugar ABC transporter substrate-binding protein, with product MPPKNAVRWGALVASLALATGCGTTDDLGPGAAAEGEQVGVVLPMLTSPFWQSYNSYVPAMAEELDVDALPTVNSDGDAAQQTTDMDTLINQGVAGLVVSPLDSAAIATGLERAADREVPVVAVDVAPESGEVFMVVRADNRGYGLEACRYLGEEIGEGKVVQIQGDLASVNGRDRSEAFQECVDEEHPGLEVLNIPADWEGDKAASQLDALLNDNPDIEGIYMQAGGVYLAPTLQTLRSKGMLHEAGEDGHITIVSNDGIPQELQAIRDGEIDATLSQPADDYARYGLHYIRAALAGETFEPGPTDHGSEIVELDNGLLEDQLPTPLVTIDNVDDPELWGNSVAD
- a CDS encoding ABC transporter permease, whose protein sequence is MTIENVTRPRHEAAQDAGGGRGSIVRRVLVERLRELALVPALLALLVVGSFTSPNFLSQANLISIVAASSALAMMVLAESLILITGKFDLSIESNVGLAPAIGAMLVLPAASAGFGTELTAALGLGTTVALGAILGLVNGLLVVKLRLNAFIVTLAMLIVLRGLHVGLSEGRTLFDMPDAFFAITTTTFLGVPASVWVALVAYAIAGLLLKYHRLGRSLYAIGGNPEAARAAGIRVERTIICVYAVGGTLASIGGLMLTGYVGAISANQGADMIFTVFAAAVIGGISLDGGRGTMFGALSGVLLLGVVTNLLTLAQVSSFWIQAVQGAIILFALMIARLTTGRAQD
- a CDS encoding amidohydrolase, encoding MRVDAHHHLWDTSEREYPRLSGPGTEPLWGRFDTGRLEALARREGFGATVVVEAATDLRETRDLLSACAGSTLIAGVVGWVDLTDPGVHDVLAELAEGPGELVAVRHPAEIEPDPDWLLRPEVLRGIAAAGAAGLAFDLLVTPAQLPAAEAAARSLPEVRFVLDHLGKPPIAGAPSPDDSPWAARTAALARLPHVSAKLSGLVTEADWTRWRPEHLAPYVHRALDLFGPDRLMFGSDWPVCTLAADHSAVVRTAEDLLAGLSPTETDQVMGGTARQWYRLD